The Cryptosporangium aurantiacum genomic interval GGTTACGCCACCACCGGCGTCGGCGACGAGTACCTGCGGCTGATCTTCCCCACCGCCGACTCGCGGGAGCCGATCCTACCGACGGTGACCGACAACTGCCTGGACTACGGGTCGATCGACCTGGCCACGATGCGCACCTACACGGTGCGGGACTTCGACGCGACGAGCGGCGAGGTCACGATCGACTTCGTCATCCACGACGGCGGGGTCGCGGCGGAGTGGGCCCGGAAGGCGACGCCCGGCGACCTGGTCGGCCTGAACACCCCCGACGGCATGTACGACCCGCCGGAGGGCCTGGCCTGGCAGTTCCTGATCGCCGACTTCGCCGCGCTGCCCGCCGCCGCCCGGCTGATCGAGAACGTTCCGGCGGGTGTCCGGACGCGGGTGGTGCTCGAGGTGCCGGACGCGGAGCACCAGATCGAGCTGGCCGCCGGGCCGGACGTCGAGGTCACCTGGATCCACGGCGGCAACGGGCACGCTCCGAGCCGGCTCGAACAGTGCGTACGGTCGCTGCCGCGGCCGGACGGCGTCGGCTACATCTGGGTGGCCGGCGAGACCCGCGAGATGCGCGGCGTCCGGAAGTACCTGCGCAAGGAGCTGGGCCTGCCGTCGACCGCGTTCAAGACCGTCGGGTACTGGACCGACGGCGCGGAGCGCTGGCGCGAGGGTTACGCGGCGCTCGACGCGGAGACGAAGGAATCGCTGGAGGCGCTCTGGAGCGTCGACGCGGACCTCACCGACATCGAGATCCAGTACGACGAGCGCCTGGCCCGCCTCGGCCTGTAAGGCTTGCCATAGTCGCTATACCTAGAACTACTATGCATCGCAGTTCTAGGGTTAGGCGGCCTAATGCACATCACCAAAGATCTCGTCGCGGCCTCGGCGACGCCGCTCGTGCTGGGGATCCTGGCCGAGGGTGAGAGCTACGGCTACGCGATCCTCAAGCAGGTCAACGAGCTGTCCGGCGGGCAGCTGGAGTGGACCGACGGTTTGCTGTACCCGCTGCTCCACCGCCTGGAGCGGCTCGGGCACGTCGAGTCGTTCTGGGAAACACCGTCCGGCGGACGCCGCCGGAAGTACTACCGCATCACCGAGCAGGGCCGGGCGGAGCTCGTCGAACAGCGTCGGCAGTGGGCTGCCGTCGTCGACGCGCTGCGCGGCGTCTGGAGCAACGCCCAGTCCCCGGGTGCGCCGGCCTTCGGAGCGGGGCTATGACCGTGGACAGCCAAGAAGGCTTGGAGAGCCAGATCGCCGCGTGGCGGAGCTACATGGACCGGCGCCAGGAACTGGCCCGTGCCGACGCCGACGAGCTGGAAGACCACCTTCGTAACCGGATCACCGAGCTGACCGAATCGGGGCTCCACGCCGACGAGGCGTTCCTGATCGCGGTCAAGCGCATGGGTAGCCTCGACGAGCTGTCCCGGGAGTTCGCCCGCGAGCACTCGGAGCGGCTGTGGAAGCAGCTGGTGCTGCCCGGCGAACCAGACCCGGCCACGGCAGACCGCCCCCGCCGCGAGCTGATCGCGATGGTGATCTGCGCGGGCGCGGCGGCGGTCGGCATCAAGATCCCGGCCCTGTTCGGCCTGGGCGACAACGAGGAGTTCTGGCTCCGGAACTTCAGCCTGTTCGCGCTTCCGGCGATGGCGGCGTACTTCCTGTGGCAGCGCCGGGCGAGCGCGCGAACCATCGGTGCCGTCGCGGGGCTGTTCGTCCTGGGTGCGGTCGGCGCGAACGTGTATCCGATGGACGAGGATTCGCAGTCGCTGGTGCTGACCGCGATCCATCTGCCGCTGGCGCTGTGGCTGGTGGTCGGCGTCGCCTATGTCGGCGGTGACTGGCGGTCGGGCCGGCGGCGGATGGACTTCATCCGGTTCAGCGGCGAGTGGCTGATCTACCTGGTGCTGCTCGCGCTGGGCGGCGGTGTGCTCACCGCGTTCACCGCCGGCACGTTCAACGCGATCGGGATCGACCCCGAGGAGTTCATCAGCGCCTGGCTGCTGCCGTGCGGTGGGGTGGCGGCGCTGGTCGTGGCGGCATGGTTGGTGGAGGCCAAGAAGAGCGTCATCGAGAACATGGCGCCGGTGGTGGCGCGGCTCTTCACGCCGCTGTTCGCGGTGACGCTGCTGGCGTTCCTGGTCGCGCTGGTCGTGACCCAGAACGGGATCGACGTCGACCGTGACGTCCTGATCCTGTTCGACCTGCTGCTCGTCGTCGTGCTGGGGTTGTTGCTGTACTCGCTGTCCGCGCGCGACCTCACGGCCCGGCCGGGCCTGTTCGACCGCCTGCAGCTCGGGCTCGTCGTCAGCGCGTTGATCATCGACGTCGTCGTGCTGCTCGCGATCACCGGCCGGATCACCGAGTGGGGCTTCACCCCGAACAAGTCCGCGGCGCTGGGCGAGAACCTGATCCTGCTGGCGAACCTGGCGTGGTCGGCGTGGTTGTTCCTCGGGTTCATCCGCGGCCGGATGCCGTTCGCGCGCCTGGAACGCTGGCAGACCGGGTACGTGGCGGTGTACGCGGTGTGGGCGTGGGCGGTCGTGCTGCTCTTCCCCGTCGTTTTCCAGTTCGATTGACGCCACCGCGGGGACGCCGGGCCGCGGCTCGCGCGCTGTGCCGGGGCGCGCGAGCCGCGCCCCGGCGCTCCGGCCGGTCAGGCCGGGACAGCTACCGGCACGGCGGCCTCCCGCCCGGCCGCGCGGGTCATCGCGACGCCGTAGCCGGCCACCGCGAACGCCGCGGTGGGCAGCAAGCTACCCAACCACTGGCTCGAGTTGCTGAGGAGCAGCATCGACTCCGGCAGCGGGCCCTCCCACGGCCAGAACACGACCTGCGGGAACCACAGCGGGCTCGAGGCGGGCGACAGATCGGTCACCGCTACGTCCACCAGCCCGACCAGCGCGACCGCGATGTCGGCGATGACCAGCACCGCCACGATCGCCGCCGGCCGCGAACGACGGGCGAGACCCGACGTGGCCGCGACTCCGACGACGAGCACCGCCGCGGCCACGAGCGCACGCAGGGAGTCCTCGGTGAACATCAGGCTCGCGTAGTTGGCCGCGCCGATCGGCGGCACGAGCAACACCAGGCCGACCGCCATCAGCACGATCCGCACCCACGACGACGTCGTCCCGAGCCGGCGTCCGACCAGCCCGCCGAACTTCCAGGCAGCCACCGCGACGCCGATCGGGATCAGCGTCAGGACGATCGCGATCGCGATCCAGCCGAACGACAGCCGGTAAACGACCGGGACGAGCCGCTCGAACGCTCCGATCACGACCAGAACGCCGAAGCAGACGACTATCGGGCCCCCCACCGCGGCGAGCACCGTCACCCGTCCGCTCCCG includes:
- a CDS encoding siderophore-interacting protein, whose amino-acid sequence is MSLPMRVWTGEVVRTEDLTPALRRIVLGGTGLEGYATTGVGDEYLRLIFPTADSREPILPTVTDNCLDYGSIDLATMRTYTVRDFDATSGEVTIDFVIHDGGVAAEWARKATPGDLVGLNTPDGMYDPPEGLAWQFLIADFAALPAAARLIENVPAGVRTRVVLEVPDAEHQIELAAGPDVEVTWIHGGNGHAPSRLEQCVRSLPRPDGVGYIWVAGETREMRGVRKYLRKELGLPSTAFKTVGYWTDGAERWREGYAALDAETKESLEALWSVDADLTDIEIQYDERLARLGL
- a CDS encoding PadR family transcriptional regulator is translated as MHITKDLVAASATPLVLGILAEGESYGYAILKQVNELSGGQLEWTDGLLYPLLHRLERLGHVESFWETPSGGRRRKYYRITEQGRAELVEQRRQWAAVVDALRGVWSNAQSPGAPAFGAGL
- a CDS encoding permease prefix domain 1-containing protein, with translation MTVDSQEGLESQIAAWRSYMDRRQELARADADELEDHLRNRITELTESGLHADEAFLIAVKRMGSLDELSREFAREHSERLWKQLVLPGEPDPATADRPRRELIAMVICAGAAAVGIKIPALFGLGDNEEFWLRNFSLFALPAMAAYFLWQRRASARTIGAVAGLFVLGAVGANVYPMDEDSQSLVLTAIHLPLALWLVVGVAYVGGDWRSGRRRMDFIRFSGEWLIYLVLLALGGGVLTAFTAGTFNAIGIDPEEFISAWLLPCGGVAALVVAAWLVEAKKSVIENMAPVVARLFTPLFAVTLLAFLVALVVTQNGIDVDRDVLILFDLLLVVVLGLLLYSLSARDLTARPGLFDRLQLGLVVSALIIDVVVLLAITGRITEWGFTPNKSAALGENLILLANLAWSAWLFLGFIRGRMPFARLERWQTGYVAVYAVWAWAVVLLFPVVFQFD